The nucleotide sequence CTCCGACGAATCCGCTTTTACCACCGGCATGGTGCACGTCATCGATGGCGGCTGGTCCAACTGATTACTACAACGAGAGAAGCACATGAAACTGATGCGTTATGGCGCCAAGGGCGCTGAAAAACCTGCATTGATCGATGCCAACGGCGCCGTGCGCGATTTGTCCGGCGTACTGCCGGACATCACGGGCGCGACCCTGAGCAAGGATAGCCTGGCGAGCCTGGCGGCCCTCGATATCGGCAGCCTGCAGGTGGTGGACTATCCGGGGCGCATCGCGCCGCCATGGAAGGGCGTGGGCAAGTTTTTGTGCGTAGGCCTGAACTATGCCGATCATGCGGCCGAGTCGGGGATGGCAGTGCCGTTGGAACCGGTGTTGTTCATGAAGGCCTCCAGCGCCATCATCGGCGCCAACGACGCGGTGGTGATGCCGCAGGACTCGAAGAAATGCGACTGGGAAGTGGAGCTGGGCGTGGTGATCGGCACCACCGCGCGCTATGTGAGTGTAGACGATGCGCTGTCGCACGTGGCCGGCTACTGCGTCGTCAATGACCTGTCCGAACGCGAATACCAGCTGGAACGCGGCGGCCAGTGGGACAAGGGCAAGGGTTGTGACACCTTCGGCCCGATCGGACCATGGCTGGTGACGGCCGACGAAGTAGCGGACCCGCAAAACCTGGGACTGTGGCTGGAAGTCAACGGCAAGCGCGTTCAGGACGGTAATACTAAAACCATGGTTTTCGGCGTAGCTAACCTGGTCAGCTACATCAGCCGTTTCATGACCTTGTACCCGGGTGACATCATCAGCACCGGCACCCCGCCAGGGGTTGGCATGGGGCAGAAACCGTCGGCCGTGTATCTGAAGCCGGGCGACACCATGCGCCTGGGGATCGAAGGCCTGGGTGAACAGCGTCAGACCGTGCATGCCTGGAATCCGGAACTGATCGACAGTTAACAAAGTGACAGACAGGCGCGCCGCCAAGATGCCTAGACATCGGCGCGCCAGCCTATAGCAGTGGAGTGGAGGAGACACACCATGAAGCAATCCGAAGAGATACTGGCGCTGAACAAGGTCAGCAAGCGCTTTCCCGGCGTGCTGGCGCTGGACAACGTCAGTTTCAGCCTGCGCAAGGGCGAGGCGCATGCGCTGTGCGGCGAAAACGGCGCTGGCAAGTCCACCCTGATGAAGGTGATGAGCGGCGTGTACCAGGCCGACGAGGGAGAACTGGTCTACAAGGGCAAGGTGTGCAGTTTTGCCTGCAGCGTGGATGCGGAAGCGGCCGGCATCGCCATCATCCACCAGGAATTGAACCTTATCCCGCACCTGAGCGTGGCGGAGAATATTTTCCTGGCGCGCGAACCGGTGCGCGGCCTCTTTATCGACCGCAAAAAAATGCACGCCGACGCGCAGGCGCTGCTGGATCGTTTGAAACTGCGCATCGACCCTCGCCAACTGGTCAAGAACCTGTCCTGTGCGCAGCAACAGATGGTGGAAATCGCCAAGGCGCTATCGCTCAATACGGAAGTGCTGATCATGGACGAACCCACGTCCTCGCTGACGGAAAGCGAGACGGGCCAGCTATTCGACATCATCAATGAACTCAAACGCAACGGCGTGAGCGTGGTCTACATCTCGCACCGCCTGGAGGAGATGCAGCACATCATCGACCGGGTGACGGTGCTGCGCGACGGCAAATTCGTCAGCACCGACGATTTTGCCGCCACCACCCTGGATGCCATCGTCGCAAAGATGGTGGGCCGTACCCTGGATGAAAAATTTCCCGACCGCGTATCAAAGCCGACTGATGAAGTACTGCTGAGCGTGAAGGATTTGCACCGCAAGGATGTCTTCGGCCCGCTGAGCTTTGATTTGCGGCGCGGCGAGATACTCGGCTTCTCCGGCCTGATGGGGGCGGGGCGCACGGAAGTGGCGCGCGCCATCTTCGGCGCCGATCCCCTCAGTAGCGGCGCGATCCACTTGGGTGACATGGCGGTGACGATCACTAGCCCCATTGACGCCATCGGACACGGCATTGCCTATCTGTCGGAAGACCGCAAGAGCCACGGCCTGGCGATCCGCATGTCGGTGGCGGCCAACCTGACCTTGACCAATGTAGCGGGGCTGGCTAACCGTTTCGGCTTCATCGATTTCGCCAGGGAAGAGGCGGTGGCGCAGCAGTACATCGCAGCGCTTGGCATCAAGACGCCGACCTCGAAACAGATCGCGCGCAACCTGTCCGGCGGCAACCAGCAAAAGATCGTCATCAGCAAATGGTTGTACCGCGAATCGAAAATCATCTTCTTCGATGAACCCACGCGCGGCATCGATGTGGGTGCCAAGTTCGCCATCTACCAGCTGCTCGACAAGCTCGCTTCGGAAGGCATCGGCGTGGTGCTCATCACGTCCGAGCTGCCCGAGATCATGGGCATGACCGACCGGGTGGCCGTGTTCCATGAAGGGCGTATCAGCGGCATCGTCAATACACGCGAATCGTCGCAGGAAGAGATCATGCAGCTGGCGTCGGGGCGCGTAGTCTGTCCCACCCTTGGCCAGGTGGCAGTCCATTAGAAACAGAAAGCTAAAAAAAATGAATAAAGAACTGATACAAAAATTCGCCGCGCTGGGCAGCCTGTCGCTGTTGCTGCTGGTGTTTTCCCTGACCAGCAACGCCTTTTTCTCCGTCAGCAATGGCATGAGTGTGGCCTTGCAAGTCACGTCGATCGCTTACTTGGGCATTGCCGCCACCTGCGTCATCATCACGGGCGGCATCGACCTCAGTTCCGGTTCCGTGCTGGCGCTGGCTGGTGTGGCCGCCGCGCTCCTGGTCAAGAGTGGCGTGCCCGTGCCAGTCGCGATGCTGGGTGGCATCTTGGTGGGCGCCATGTGCGGCGCTGTCAACGGTTTTTGCATCACGCAATTGAAACTGCCGCCCTTCATCGCCACACTTGGCATGATGCTGATCGCGCGCGGCCTGGCGCTGCAGGTGACGGGCGCGCGCGCCATTTCCGGCCTGGGCGATTCGTTCGGCGAACTCGGTAACGGCGTGCTGTGGCGCATCGAGCGCGACACGGGCGGCACCTTCCCCGAAGTCGTCTTCCCTGGCATTCCGTATCCGGTGGTGCTGATGGTGGTGATCGCCGTGGCCGTCTCCATCATGCTCAGCCGCACCACCTTTGGCCGGCATATCTATGCCGTTGGTTCGAATGCGGAAGCTGCGCGCCTGTCGGGCGTGAAGGTGGGCCGCGTCACCCTGCTGGTATACACATTGTCCGGCGCCTTGTCTGGCCTGACGGGCTGCGTGCTGATGTCGCGCCTGGTGACGGCGCAGCCGAACGAGGGCGTGATGTACGAACTCGATGCGATCGCCAGCGCCGTAATCGGCGGCGCCTCGCTGATCGGCGGCATAGGCACCATTTCCGGCACTGTCATCGGTTCCTTCGTCATCGGCATCCTGCGCAACGGCCTGAATATGAACGGAGTGTCGAGCTTTATCCAGCAAATCATTATCGGACTGGTCATCCTGCTGACCGTCTGGATCGATCAGAAGCGCAACCGCGCCTGAAGCAGCAAGCAGTACGCCGTGAAGTCAATCTACTAAATCTATAATTAAATGAGGACGACAATGAAAACCATCAAAGCTGTGTCGCTCGGTCTGTTGACCGCAGCCTTTGCCCTGAGCTCCAGCGCTGCCTTCTCCGCCCCGGGCGAGATCGCCGTGATTGTCAAGACGACCAATTCCAACTACTGGCAAAACGTCAAGAAGGGCGCCACGGCCAGCGCCGCCGATGCCAAGGGCTACAGCCTGACCTTCCAGGGACCCGCCTCGGAATCGGCCATCGCCGACCAGGTCAGCATGGTGGAAAACGCCGTCACGCGCAAAGTGGCCGGCATCGTGCTGGCCGCGTCGGACCCGGACGCGCTGGTGCCGGCCTTGAAGAAGGCGTGGGAAGCGAAGATTCCCGTTGTGCTGATCGATTCGCTGGTGGCCGACAGCGGCAAGCGCTACTACCAGTCTTTCCTGTCGACGGACAATGAAGCGGCCGGCGAGCAAAGCGCCAAGGCCCTCATTTCCCAGGTCGGCAAGACGGGCAAGATCGCCGTGATGTCATATGTGGCGGGCGCCGGTTCCGAGACGGGCAGGGTGGGCGGCTTCAAGCGCTATATCGAAAAGAACTCGCAGCTGCAGATCGTCGGCACGTATTACTCGCAGTCGCAGATGGCCACGGCGCTGAACCAGACGACCGACGTGCTAGCCTCGAACCCAGACTTGAAGGGCATCTTCGGCGCCAATGAGCCGACAGCCGTGGGCATGGGTCGTGCCATTGCGCAGGCGGGCAAGGCTGGCAAGGTGATCGCCGTGGGCTTCGACGGCAATGAAGACCTGAAAAACTTCGTCAAGGACGGCACTCTGTACGCGACCGCCGTGCAGGGTTCCTACTCGATGGGCGCGCTGGGCGTGAAGACCCTCGTCAGCCTGATCGAGGGAAAGAAGGTCGCGCCTTTCGTCAACACGGGCGTGGTGATCGTCACCAAGGCCAATGTCGATCTGCCGGAAGCGAAGAACGTTCTGTATTGAGCGTCAGCTGATTGTCAGGCGCTGCTTCAATTCCTTGAGCAGCGTGCCGGTCTTGGCAGTGAGCTGGCGCGCCAGCGGCCACGCCAGGGAGAGCGGCAAGCCTGGCGTGGCGCAGGCAGGCAGTACTTCGACGATGGCGCCACTGGCCAGGTGTTCCTGCACCAGCCAGGTCGCCTGCTGCGCGATGCCCAGGCCAGCCAGCACGGCGGCGGTCTGCGCCTCGGCGTCACCCACCGTCAGGCGTGGACGGACCGCGCGCCGTTCCACCCCGTCCTCGCCGGCAAACAGCCATGGCGCCGCCGTGCCGTCGCCCCGGCCATAGGCGATGCAGTCGTGGCCATCGAGATCGGCGATGGTGACCGGCGTGCCGCGCCGCTCCAGGTAGGCGGGCGCCGCGCAAAAGATCAGGCGCTCTTCGCCCAAAGGCATCTGCCCCAGCGTTTGCGGCCAGTTGCCAGGTGCGCCGATGCGCACGGCGATATCGATGCGCTCCTCGAACAGGTCGACGAAGCGGTCGCTGAAGGCGATCGACGGCTGCAAGCGCGGATACTGCGCGCACAGCTCCAGCAGGGCCGGCATCACGCGCAGCCGGCCATACGAGGCGGGCACGCCGATGCGCACCTTGCCGGCCAGTTCGGTCGCGTGTTCAGCCAGGACGTCTTCCGCGTCCGCCAGTTCCTGCAGCACGCGCTTGCAGGTGGCGTAGTAGGCGCGCCCAGCATCGCTCAGTTTCAGCCGGCGCGTGCTGCGTTCGAACAGCAGCACGCCCAGCCGTTCTTCCAGCCGCGCCACGCTCTTGCTGACGGCCGAACTGCTCAGGTGCAGGCGCTCGGCCGCCTTGGTAAAACTGCCCGCGTCGGCCGTGGCGAGGAAGGGCGTGAGGCCCTTTAAATGTTCCGATGAAAACATGATTCGAGAATTTTATTCATGAATGAGGTGAAATAGTATCGTAGATAAGAAGTTCAGTCGCGGATATGATGGTTTTTTCTTTTGGAGGCTTTCTCTCATGCAAAAACACGCCCTCATCATCGGCGCCAGCGGCGTCATCGGCAGCAACCTGGCCACGCATTTGTTGGCGCAAGGCTGGCAGGTGACAGGCGTCTCGCGGGGGCGCACGCCAGTCCCCGCCGGCTGCACGGCCTTGCCGCTCGATGCGACGGATGGCGCCGCCGTCGCCTCGGCGCTGGCGGGCCTGGACGCCAGCCACGTCTTCTTCACGGCCTGGGCGCGCCAGGACAACGAGCAGGAAAACATCCGCGTCAACGGCGCCATGGTGGCCAATGTGCTGGCCGCGCTGGGACCGCAGGGCCACTTGCGCCATGTAGCGCTGGTGACGGGCCTCAAGCATTACCTGGGACCGTTCGATGCGTATGGACAGGGCAGCGTGCCCGTCACGCCCTTCCGCGAAGAGCAGGGCCGCCAGGACATCGACAATTTCTATTACGAGCAGGAAGACCGTTTGTTCGCAGCCGCCGCCCAGTACGGCTTTACGTGGAGCGTGCACCGCCCGCACACCATCATCGGCTACGCGCTGGGCAATGCCATGAACATGGGCCTGACCCTGGCTGTGTATGCGAACCTGTGCAAGGCCAGCGGCCAGCCTTTTGTGTTTCCCGGTTCATCCGCACAGTGGCATGGCCTGTCCGACATGACGGATGCGGGCCAGATCGCGCGCCACCTGGCGTGGGCTGCCGATAGCCCGGCCGCGCGCAACGAGGACTTCAATATCGTCAATGGCGACGTGTTCCGCTGGAAGTGGCTGTGGCCCCGCCTGGCAGCGTACTTCGGCGTGGCAGCGGCGGACTTGCCGGAGACCATCGCGCCCCTGGCCGGCCGCATGCAGGATGCGCCTGCACAATGGCGTGCCATTGCGCAGCAGCATGATCTGGTGGAAACGGACATCAGCCGCCTCGTTTCCTGGTGGCATACGGATGCCGACCTGGGGCGGCCGATGGAAGTGATGACGGACATGGGCAAGAGCCGCAAGGCGGGCTTTCTTGATTACCAGGATACGCCGGATGCCTTCTTCAATCTGTTTGAGAAGTTGAAGGCGCAGCGCATTATTCCGCGCTGACCCGGTCGTGGCCAATCATGTCGTCGGCTTACGCCGTTCAGGCTAAGCCGACCTACCGGGCCATCGTGGTAGTGCGTAGGTCGGGTTAGCGCGCAAGCGCGTAAGCCGACATTCCCACATGCTATTCGGGCTTGCGCCGCTCCTGCGCCCGCTGCCATTCCAGGCCCGGGCGGTCGACGCGGAATTGCAGCAGGCGTCCCTGCACCACTTCCGTCACGTAGGCCGTGCGGCCATCGGGGCCGCCAAAGGTGATGTTGCTGGGCTTGGCGCCGGGTACGCTGATCTCGCGCAAGATGCGCCCTTGCGGCGACAGTTTCACCACCGTGCCCTTGCCGTAGCGCGTCACGTACAGGTTGCCATCGACGTCCACGCGCATGCCATCCATGCCAAAATCGTCAAACTTGATCAGCAGGCGCTTGCCGCTCAGGCTGCCGTCGGCGGCGATGTCATACATCCAGATATTGCGCTGCACGCTTTCGTTCACGTACAACATCTTGCCGTCAGGGCTCACTTCGATGCCGTTGGCCGTGCCCATGGTGTCGAGCGCCAGGGTCACCGTGCCGTCCTGCGCGATGCGCCACACGCGCCCCGTGTTTTCCTTCCAGTTCGGGTCGCTCGCATACAGCACGTCATCCTGCGTGATGGCGATGTCGTTTGGCTGCGTCATGCGCGGCTCGCGCGCGTGGATGGTGAGCGCGCGCGTGCCCGGATCGACCAGGTATATCGTGTGTTCCATGTAGTCGGCCAGATACATCTGCCCACGGCTGCCGAAGCGGATGCCGTTGGCGATGCTGGTGCCGGGCAGGGTCAGGAACACCTCGCCAGTGCCGCCGGGGCTGACCTTGCCGATGGTTTGCTGGCGCGCAAAGTTGACGGCGTAGATATTGCCTTCCGCATCCACTGCCGGCCCTTCTATGCCCTTGGTAAAGGAATGCGCGGGCGTGAAGGTGGTCGTGAGAAACAGCGTCTCGTGCGCGGGCTGGCTGGCGCAGGCGGACAGGTTGGCCAGCGCGGTGGCCAGCACGGCGGTGCGCAGCCAGGGCAGGGCGGTTCGGGAATCGTGCATCAAGGATCTCTGTATGGCAAAGGTGGCGTATGTTACCCGACGCGCGCCAGTCGGGGCGCCAGTCTACGCCTCACCCCATGCCGCCACCCTAGGCCGCCACCACCACCACCAGGTCGGGGAAGTCGTCTTGCCAGCCAGCCCATGCGTCCTGCAGGTGCGCGTGCATGCCGGCGCGTTCTTGCGCCAGATCAAACTCGTCGGCGCTGGCCAGCAGAAAATGGGCAATGGCGCGCAGGGTAGCCGGGTCGGCGTGGATGGTCACGTCGGAACAGGGCAGGGGGCGCTCGGCGGCCTGGTCTTGCAGATAGCAATGCAGCGATAAATGTGGCGTCATGGGTGTCAATTGTTGGTGTGAAAGCCCAGCATGGCGTGCGCCAGCAGGTCGGCGCGCGCGGCCGCCTGTTCGGCGTGCGAGAGGAAGCAGTGGATCCGGCCATGCTGCTGTTCGCAGCGGCCATGGGCTTGCGTGGCCGCGCGCAATTCTTCTCGTAATTTCTCTGCGCGAATTTGACGACCTTGCCGCGCCTGCTGCCGTAGCGTTCGACGCGCTCGCCTGTCTGCGCGAACCAGGCAAACAGTTGCGCGCTGGCCGAAGCGGGAATGAAAGGACTATCCTGGGTGAATTCGCCGACGAGGAAATGGTATTGGTCCATACGGCAATGCACGGAGAGGGTATCGAGGGGCATACTTTTGCATGGGATGCCAAATGCTGTCAATGCGTTCCTGCGGGCCCACTTCAAGCGACCTGATGCGTATGTATTTGATTTAAATGAGATTCGCGCCGCATTGCGGTTACACTAAGTCTGACTATACTTCAATAACAGCCATGGTTCTTGTTCACGGCGGCGCTGGCAATCCCACGGAGGCATCATGTCTTATGCGAATCCCACCACCCATAATGGGTTCCTGATCTCGGCCTACGCCTGCGAACTGCCCGAGGGGTGCTGGCAGGGACAGTTGGTGCTGAGCAAGTGCGGCTTTGAAGATGTCCGGCAAGCCAATCTGGAAAATCGCAGCACGCGGCACGAGGCGGAGCAATCGGCCCTGGCCATGGGGTGGCAGCTCGCCAATTACGTGCTACCCCTGCGCACTGTTGACGATAAGTAATCTAATTCTTTCATTTCGTAAGGAAAATAGAGTATCGTGCTCAGGTAGAAAGCAATACACCGTATGCAGCAATAGAGCTGGCGTGCGCGGCGATGTCTGAGTGAGCGCCGCGGAGCGAAGAGTTGTCCTTGAGGCCGGCCCCCACAAGCCGGACACCGTCACCATGCACCACACAGCACTCTCGCCGGATCCTGAGGATGCGCCCGCCCAGCAGTTGCCAGCCGAGCCAAATTTGCATGACTTGCACGGTCGTGAAGTCAAGCTGCTGCGCGAAACGATCAATCAATTGTTGATCATGGCCAAGATGCAGGTGCAGGAGAAGGAGAAGGATAAATCCGACGCCTTCGGCCTGTTGATCATGCAGTTGCGCGAAGCCAATCAAAACCTGGTGCTGGCAACGTTTGGTGCACAGGACATGCAAGCTTCCGCTGAAGCGACGACCGTGCGCCAGACGGAGTTCCTGGCCATGCTGGCGCATGAGTTGCGCAATCCCTTGCAGCCGCTGGCGATGGCCAATGACTTGCTGGCCAAGAAGGTCGACCTCGATCCCCAGCTGGCGCACGTGCATGGCGTGATCGGCCGTCAGGTGGCGCACATGGCGCGCCTGATCGACGACTTGCTCGATGCATCGCGCGTCAGCAGCGGTAAGATCACCTTGCAACTGGCGCCTATCCTGCTGAGCGACATCATCGCCAGTGCCGTGGAAGTTGGCCAGGCCAGCATCAGTCTACGCCAGCAAGTGCTGAGCGTGAGCTTGCCGAAGGAAGCACTGGTCATCGAAGGAGATCTGGTGCGCCTGACGCAGGTGTTTGCCAACTTGCTCATCAATGCAAGCAAGTTTACGCACGAGTTTGGCCATATC is from Janthinobacterium sp. 61 and encodes:
- a CDS encoding fumarylacetoacetate hydrolase family protein; protein product: MKLMRYGAKGAEKPALIDANGAVRDLSGVLPDITGATLSKDSLASLAALDIGSLQVVDYPGRIAPPWKGVGKFLCVGLNYADHAAESGMAVPLEPVLFMKASSAIIGANDAVVMPQDSKKCDWEVELGVVIGTTARYVSVDDALSHVAGYCVVNDLSEREYQLERGGQWDKGKGCDTFGPIGPWLVTADEVADPQNLGLWLEVNGKRVQDGNTKTMVFGVANLVSYISRFMTLYPGDIISTGTPPGVGMGQKPSAVYLKPGDTMRLGIEGLGEQRQTVHAWNPELIDS
- a CDS encoding sugar ABC transporter ATP-binding protein is translated as MKQSEEILALNKVSKRFPGVLALDNVSFSLRKGEAHALCGENGAGKSTLMKVMSGVYQADEGELVYKGKVCSFACSVDAEAAGIAIIHQELNLIPHLSVAENIFLAREPVRGLFIDRKKMHADAQALLDRLKLRIDPRQLVKNLSCAQQQMVEIAKALSLNTEVLIMDEPTSSLTESETGQLFDIINELKRNGVSVVYISHRLEEMQHIIDRVTVLRDGKFVSTDDFAATTLDAIVAKMVGRTLDEKFPDRVSKPTDEVLLSVKDLHRKDVFGPLSFDLRRGEILGFSGLMGAGRTEVARAIFGADPLSSGAIHLGDMAVTITSPIDAIGHGIAYLSEDRKSHGLAIRMSVAANLTLTNVAGLANRFGFIDFAREEAVAQQYIAALGIKTPTSKQIARNLSGGNQQKIVISKWLYRESKIIFFDEPTRGIDVGAKFAIYQLLDKLASEGIGVVLITSELPEIMGMTDRVAVFHEGRISGIVNTRESSQEEIMQLASGRVVCPTLGQVAVH
- a CDS encoding ABC transporter permease, translating into MNKELIQKFAALGSLSLLLLVFSLTSNAFFSVSNGMSVALQVTSIAYLGIAATCVIITGGIDLSSGSVLALAGVAAALLVKSGVPVPVAMLGGILVGAMCGAVNGFCITQLKLPPFIATLGMMLIARGLALQVTGARAISGLGDSFGELGNGVLWRIERDTGGTFPEVVFPGIPYPVVLMVVIAVAVSIMLSRTTFGRHIYAVGSNAEAARLSGVKVGRVTLLVYTLSGALSGLTGCVLMSRLVTAQPNEGVMYELDAIASAVIGGASLIGGIGTISGTVIGSFVIGILRNGLNMNGVSSFIQQIIIGLVILLTVWIDQKRNRA
- a CDS encoding ABC transporter substrate-binding protein, translated to MKTIKAVSLGLLTAAFALSSSAAFSAPGEIAVIVKTTNSNYWQNVKKGATASAADAKGYSLTFQGPASESAIADQVSMVENAVTRKVAGIVLAASDPDALVPALKKAWEAKIPVVLIDSLVADSGKRYYQSFLSTDNEAAGEQSAKALISQVGKTGKIAVMSYVAGAGSETGRVGGFKRYIEKNSQLQIVGTYYSQSQMATALNQTTDVLASNPDLKGIFGANEPTAVGMGRAIAQAGKAGKVIAVGFDGNEDLKNFVKDGTLYATAVQGSYSMGALGVKTLVSLIEGKKVAPFVNTGVVIVTKANVDLPEAKNVLY
- a CDS encoding LysR family transcriptional regulator, which codes for MFSSEHLKGLTPFLATADAGSFTKAAERLHLSSSAVSKSVARLEERLGVLLFERSTRRLKLSDAGRAYYATCKRVLQELADAEDVLAEHATELAGKVRIGVPASYGRLRVMPALLELCAQYPRLQPSIAFSDRFVDLFEERIDIAVRIGAPGNWPQTLGQMPLGEERLIFCAAPAYLERRGTPVTIADLDGHDCIAYGRGDGTAAPWLFAGEDGVERRAVRPRLTVGDAEAQTAAVLAGLGIAQQATWLVQEHLASGAIVEVLPACATPGLPLSLAWPLARQLTAKTGTLLKELKQRLTIS
- a CDS encoding SDR family oxidoreductase — encoded protein: MQKHALIIGASGVIGSNLATHLLAQGWQVTGVSRGRTPVPAGCTALPLDATDGAAVASALAGLDASHVFFTAWARQDNEQENIRVNGAMVANVLAALGPQGHLRHVALVTGLKHYLGPFDAYGQGSVPVTPFREEQGRQDIDNFYYEQEDRLFAAAAQYGFTWSVHRPHTIIGYALGNAMNMGLTLAVYANLCKASGQPFVFPGSSAQWHGLSDMTDAGQIARHLAWAADSPAARNEDFNIVNGDVFRWKWLWPRLAAYFGVAAADLPETIAPLAGRMQDAPAQWRAIAQQHDLVETDISRLVSWWHTDADLGRPMEVMTDMGKSRKAGFLDYQDTPDAFFNLFEKLKAQRIIPR
- a CDS encoding SMP-30/gluconolactonase/LRE family protein — encoded protein: MHDSRTALPWLRTAVLATALANLSACASQPAHETLFLTTTFTPAHSFTKGIEGPAVDAEGNIYAVNFARQQTIGKVSPGGTGEVFLTLPGTSIANGIRFGSRGQMYLADYMEHTIYLVDPGTRALTIHAREPRMTQPNDIAITQDDVLYASDPNWKENTGRVWRIAQDGTVTLALDTMGTANGIEVSPDGKMLYVNESVQRNIWMYDIAADGSLSGKRLLIKFDDFGMDGMRVDVDGNLYVTRYGKGTVVKLSPQGRILREISVPGAKPSNITFGGPDGRTAYVTEVVQGRLLQFRVDRPGLEWQRAQERRKPE
- a CDS encoding hybrid sensor histidine kinase/response regulator — translated: MHHTALSPDPEDAPAQQLPAEPNLHDLHGREVKLLRETINQLLIMAKMQVQEKEKDKSDAFGLLIMQLREANQNLVLATFGAQDMQASAEATTVRQTEFLAMLAHELRNPLQPLAMANDLLAKKVDLDPQLAHVHGVIGRQVAHMARLIDDLLDASRVSSGKITLQLAPILLSDIIASAVEVGQASISLRQQVLSVSLPKEALVIEGDLVRLTQVFANLLINASKFTHEFGHIDIVVRRQDDLVEIAVSDDGAGIALDIQPFIFDLFTQGFRSLERAQGGLGIGLSLVRIITQLHGGTVDVFSAGVGFGSQFVLQLPLSSLAPLSQGMQAEPAACALPRRVLLIEDNADAAEMLALLLTQDGHHVDVRNDGPSGLRAALDATYDVIVCDIGLPGMDGFQVISATRAALVPPLPCFVAASGYSQLGEYDRAGEAGFDHYLVKPINIDALLKIITAKAPR